From a single Oreochromis niloticus isolate F11D_XX linkage group LG3, O_niloticus_UMD_NMBU, whole genome shotgun sequence genomic region:
- the LOC109201537 gene encoding uncharacterized protein LOC109201537, with protein MDQTNPDWVPTLHMGHSEIRTSHADRHRRRTQPEQKKVLVGGFHNGAAKCEEMDTTEEQHHNNPVILSEGQICDGHVEAEVTGADAENADLRERQTEDQRPTTDCVRCVQSRAEINRLLEENRKLKSQLDKTELNENFLQGDTEKVNYYTGLTCFAIFMSVLDNVKAFLPASKKLSHFQMLLLTLMRLRLDLPVQHLSYLFNVSDKTLSSVFADTIDVLYARLGILVHWPERHCLQATMPPQFMETFGNRVAIIVDCFEIRTEQPSNLKARAQTYSHDKGTHTMKYLVGITPQGAISFISKGWGGACIR; from the exons ATGGAtcaaacaaatccagactgggtaCCAACGCTACACATGGGGCACTCCGAAATCCGAACATCACATGCAGACCGTCACAGGAGGCGAACACAACCGGAACAAAAGAAAGTACTAGTAGGAG GCTTTCACAATGGAGCAGCAAAGTGTGAAGAGATGGACACCACAGAAGAGCAACATCATAACAACCCTGTGATTTTGTCTGAGGGCCAGATTTGTGACGGACACGTAGAAGCAGAGGTAACAGGTGCAGATGCAGAAAACGCTGAtctcagagagagacagacagaagatCAAAGACCGACAACTGATTGTGTGCGCTGTGtacagagcagagcagaaataaaccgGCTGCTGGAGGAGAACAGAAAGCTTAAATCACAGTTGGACAAGACAGAGCTgaatgaaaactttttacagggTGACACGGAAAAAGTGAATTATTACACTGGTCTTACTTGTTTTGCTATTTTTATGTCTGTGCTAGACAATGTAAAAGCTTTCCTACCAGCATCAAAGAAACTGTCGCATTTCCAAATGCTTTTACTCACACTTATGCGACTTAGACTTGATCTTCCTGTCCAGCATCTTAGTTATCTATTCAATGTCTCCGACAAAACTCTTTCTTCTGTCTTTGCTGATACAATTGACGTTTTGTATGCCCGCTTAGGAATACTTGTACACTGGCCAGAGAGGCACTGTTTGCAAGCAACAATGCCTCCACAATTTATGGAAACTTTTGGAAATCGGGTAGCCATCATTGTTGACTGTTTTGAAATTCGTACAGAACAACCATCTAATTTAAAGGCTCGTGCTCAAACGTACTCGCATGACAAGGGTACACACACCATGAAATACCTGGTCGGGATTACTCCCCAAGGTgcaatttcattcatttctaaGGGGTGGGGGGGGGCGTGCATCAGATAA
- the LOC109197008 gene encoding uncharacterized protein LOC109197008 has translation MAGVAETCTHVAALLFKVEATVRIRGTKTVTDESAYWVLPGNTTKILPAAGHNIDFTSSAAQKKTLDENINGPSVVKGRRSRPSKRKIPSSTFEELSPVLDTLQKHSKGVCLSGLEKYYTSHTVKSSTLPLSLACLQNTGAESLGLTELQLHCVKYENAAKVTEEQAEAIEVRTRLQHKSPEWYVWCAGRITASMTHAVCATTVEKPAITVVNRVCYPVTSVYTVQTTWGLEHELDARHAYTQKMSACRKNLQVRMCGFLVNTAFPEVGASPDGLTTSECCGKGCLEIKCPFKYRSDSIQQALDAHDKDFCLELTANGLNLKKTHHFYSQVQTQVFVSNAKHCDLVVWTQKDMAVVRIFPDVHFWESRLKKAQEFFQKVCLPQLVGKHFSMRNAALSGHRVFLSGV, from the coding sequence atggccggagttgcagagacctgcacccatgtcgCTGCACTGCTGTTTAAAGTGGAGGCAACAGTGAGGATCCGTGGCACAAAGACTGTCACAGATGAATCAGCCTACTGGGTTTTGCCGGGGAACACAACCAAGATACTGCCTGCGGCTGGCCATAACATTGACTTTACATCttcagcagcacaaaaaaagaCTCTTGATGAAAATATAAACGGACCGTCTGTGGTGAAAGGCAGAAGAAGCCGTCCTTCAAAAAGAAAGATTCCTTCTTCTACGTTTGAGGAGTTGTCACCAGTGTTAGACACACTTCAAAAACACAGTAAAGGAGTGTGTTTGTCTGGATTGGAGAAATACTATACATCACACACTGTCAAGTCATCCACATTACCACTGTCTCTGGCGTGTTTGCAAAACACAGGAGCAGAGTCCCTTGGCCTTACTGAGCTACAACTGCACTGTGTAAAGTACGAAAACGCAGCAAAAGTTACTGAAGAACAGGCAGAAGCTATCGAGGTACGCACAAGACTGCAACACAAGAGCCCAGAATGGTATGTTTGGTGTGCTGGGAGAATCACGGCTTCAATGACGCACGCTGTGTGTGCCACCACTGTAGAAAAACCCGCCATTACTGTGGTTAATCGTGTTTGCTATCCTGTGACCTCTGTCTATACTGTGCAAACAACTTGGGGACTGGAGCATGAACTGGACGCTCGCCACGCCTACACCCAGAAAATGTCAGCGTGTCGCAAAAACCTACAGGTGCGTATGTGTGGTTTTCTTGTTAACACGGCTTTTCCTGAAGTAGGTGCATCTCCTGACGGTCTAACCACGAGTGAATGTTGTGGGAAGGGGTGCCTGGAAATTAAATGTCCATTTAAGTACAGATCTGACAGCATTCAGCAAGCATTGGATGCACATGACAAAGACTTCTGCCTCGAGTTGACAGCAAATGGACTTAACTTGAAGAAGACACACCACTTTTACTCTCAAGTGCAAACACAGGTGTTTGTGTCCAACGCAAAGCACTGCGACCTCGTGGTTTGGACACAAAAAGACATGGCAGTTGTACGCATCTTCCCAGATGTGCACTTCTGGGAATCGCGTTTAAAGAAAGCTCAGGAGTTCTTTCAGAAGGTGTGCCTTCCTCAACTAGTAGGAAAACATTTCTCTATGCGAAATGCAGCCCTGAGTGGTCACAGAGTTTTTCTTTCTGGTGTGTAG
- the LOC112846152 gene encoding uncharacterized protein LOC112846152 has protein sequence MDSYDKLKPYGICINGSIDCFSRKIIWLNAYTTNSNPKVIGGYYIEAVQRLKGCPRVVRGDIGTENGHVRGFQRFLVPVAPNDTLESYLEGASTANQRIEYWWRFLRSQCLEFWLSLFADIRDNGYFDGGFLDKNLLQFCCMGLIQDELDDTAQVWNAHSIRPSTNINIPSGRPNVMYTLPELYGTRDFLCPTEEEHVEMCKTECVFRLTKPCDPDVYELCNILMTESHLTPPTDPYQAVNLYMHLRENIMALV, from the exons ATGGACTCATATGACAAACTGAAGCCATATGGCATCTGTATCAATGGTAGTATTGACTGTTTCTCGAGAAAAATAATCTGGCTTAATGCATACACAACAAATAGTAATCCGAAAGTGATCGGGGGGTATTACATAGAAGCGGTGCAGCGTTTAAAGGGCTGCCCTAGAGTTGTGAGGGGGGATATAGGAACTGAAAATGGCCATGTTAGAGGCTTTCAGCGTTTCCTTGTGCCCGTGGCTCCTAACGACACCCTTGAGAGTTACTTGGAGGGAGCAAGTACCGCCAATCAAAGGATTGAATACTGGTGGCGTTTTCTTCGCAGCCAGTGTTTGGAGTTCTGGTTATCCTTATTTGCAGACATCAGAGACAACGGGTACTTTGATGGTGGGTTTCTGGACAAAAACCTCCTTCAGTTTTGTTGCATGGGACTCATCCAG GATGAGCTGGATGACACTGCACAGGTTTGGAATGCACACTCCATCAGGCCGTCAACAAACATCAATATCCCCAGTGGTCGACCTAATGTAATGTATACATTACCTGAGCTCTACGGAACAAGAGACTTCCTTTGCCCCACTGAAGAAGAACATGTTGAAATGTGTAAAACTGAGTGTGTTTTTCGACTGACCAAACCATGTGACCCTGATGTGTATGAACTATGCAATATCCTCATGACCGAGTCCCATCTGACTCCACCAACAGACCCATATCAGGCTGTGAACTTGTACATGCATCTAAGAGAGAACATCATGGCATTAGTGTAA